In Geotalea uraniireducens, the genomic window ATCCTGCAAAGCGGCGGCGGTACCGGCTTCTCCTTCTCCCGGCTCCGCCCCCGCCGGGATATCGTCCGCTCCACCGGCGGCATCGCCAGCGGTCCCGTCTCGTTCATGAAGATCTACAACTCGGCAACCGACGTGATCAAGCAGGGAGGAGCGCGGCGTGGCGCCAACATGGGGATTCTCCGCGTCGACCACCCGGATATCGTCGAATTCATCCGGATCAAGCGGACCGCCGCCGAACTGGCCAACTTCAACATCTCCGTCGCCGTCACCGACCGGTTCATGGCCGAATTGGCGGCCGACGGCACCTACGAGCTGGTCAATCCGCGCTCGGGAGCGGTGACCGGCACGGCGCGGGCCCGGGAGGTCTTCGACGAGATCGTGACCAGCGCCTGGGAGACCGGCGACCCGGGGGTGATCTTCATCGACCGGATCAACCGGGCCAACCCGACACCGCAGCTCGGTAGCTTCGAGAGCACCAACCCCTGCGGCGAACAGCCGCTGCTCCCCTACGAGGCGTGCGTCCTCGGCTCCCTCAACCTCGCCCGTTACGCCCGGGACGGCGCCCTGGATTACCCCGCCCTCGGCGATGCCGTCCGGACCGCCGTTCGCTTCCTCGACAACACCATCGACGCCAACAGCTATCCCCTCCCGGCCATCGAGGCGATGCACAAGGGGAACCGGAAGATCGGCCTCGGCGTCATGGGGTGGGCGGACCTGCTGGTCCTCCTCGGCCTGCCGTACAACCACCCGGCGGCCTTCGCCCTGGCCCGGACGGCGATGAAGTTCATCCGCGACACCGCCCGCCAGGCCTCGGCGGCGCTGGCGGCCGAGCGGGGGCCGTTCCCCAATTTCGCCCGGTCGATCTATGCCGCCCAGGAGCTGCCGCCGCTGCGGAATGCCACCGTCACCACCATCGCCCCGACCGGCACCCTGGCCCTGATCGCCGACTGCTCCAGCGGCATCGAACCGTATTTCGCCCTCGCCTACAAACGGCTGGTCCTCGACCGCGAGCTGACCGAGGTCAACCGGCTCTTCCTCCGGTTTGCCGAAGAACGGGGCTTCGCCTCGCCGGAGCTGCTCCGGGCGATCGAGCGCCGCGGTTCACTGCGAGGAGTCCGCAGCATTCCGACCGGGGTGCGCCGGCTCTTCCGGACCGCGCTGGAGATTCCCCTCGAAGACCACATCGAGATGCAGGCCGCCTTCCAGGAATACACCGACAATGCGGTTTCCAAGACCATCAACCTCCCCCACCGGGCGACCCGCGAGGATGTGGCGCGGGCCTACCGGCTTGCCTATGCCAGGGGATGCAAGGGGGTGACGGTCTTCCGCTACGGGGCGAAGAAGGGAACGTTGGTGAAATTTGCCGATGTCGACTGAAGCGGTCGTGAAAAAGAGTTGCATCACGGCCTGACAGGCGCCATAGTGGTGCCGGGACCGTACCGGAGGGACGACCATGCAGATCAGGAAACGAATTCTCGATTTCGAGTACGAAGAAGTGCTGGATGCCAAGACCCGGGAGCTGATCCGGGTCGGCTGCGCGGTGGCGGTGGGGTGCCCCACCTGACTGAAGAAACACTTCGCGGCAGCGAAGGAAGCGGGGGCGTCAGCCGCCGAACTGAAGGAAGCGCTGGCCTACGGGGTGATCGCCCCCTCCGGCCGGGCCAAGAATTTCGTCCAGGGGCTGGCCGCCGACCTGGGCATCGACGACTGAGCAGCGAGGAGACGGGATAAGGAGCATGGCAGGTAGAAGCTTGAGCGAACGGGGCGCCCGCCGCCGGACCAAGCGGGTCTCCATCCGCCGCAACGTCATCAGCCTCTCCCTGCCGGTGTTGCTCTCTTCGCTCTTCCAGCGGCTGGTCGCCATCGTCGACATCTTCCTGGTCGGCGGGCTGGGCGCGGCGGCCATCGCCGCCACCGGCCTGGGCCAGCTGCTGGTCCTGGTCACCATGACCGTCTTCTGGGGGCTGGCCACCGGCACGACCGTTGTAGTCGCCCACCTCTGGGGGAGCGGCCGTCGCCGGGAGGCGAAAAGCGCGGCATTCGCCGCCTGCCTGGTCTGCGTCGCCATGACCATGGTCGCCTCGGCCCTCGGCGGCCTCTACGGCGACCGGCTGGCAGCCTTTCTCGGTGCCCGCCACGAGGTGCTCACCCTGGCGGCGGGCTATATCCGGCTCGTTTTCATCTATCTGGCCTTTACCACCGGCCTCAACATCCTCTCGGCAATCATGCACGGCATCGGCAACACCCGGACGCCGATGCGGGCGATCATCCTGGTCAACATCCTCCATGTCCTGATCGCCTGGCCGCTGATCTACGGCGCGTTCGGCCTCCCCCGTCTCGGCGTCACCGGCGCCGCCTTCGCCATCAATGCCTCCGAATGCATCGGCTTTCTCTACCTGCTGTTCCGGGCGATCCGACTGCGTTACCTGCGCCCCGGGCGCCCCGACCCGACCCTCTTCCGGCGAATCTGGCGGGTCGGCTGGCCGGTGGCCCTGGAACGGGTCGCCCAGCAGAGCGGCCAGCTCTTCTACGCCAAGCTGATCATCGGCTACGGCACGGCGGCCTACGCCGCCCACCAGATCGGCGTCTCCATCGAGTCGCTCTCCTTCATGCCCGGTGCCGGGATGGGAATTGCCGCCGCCACCCTGATGGGACAGGCGCTCGGCGCCCGGAAGATCCGCCGGGCGCGGATCAGCCACCGCGAAGCCCTCCGGCTGGCGGTGATCGTCATGGGGACGATGGCGATCGTCTTCCTCACCTGCCCCGCCTTGCTGATCGGCCTCTTCACCACGGACCCGGCGGTGATCGACAAAGGGATCGTCTTCCTCCGGCTGGTCGCCTTCGCCCAGCTGCCGCTGGCCGTTTCCTTCGTCTACGCCGGCAGCCTGCGCGGGACCGGCGACACCTTTTACGTCTTCCTCGTCACCCTTGCCGCCATGTGGGGCATCCGGGTCTGCTTTTCCTGGCTCGCCGCCGACTGGCTCCACCTCTCCCTCTATGCCGTCTGGGGGGTATTCGTGGTCGACTGGTACGCCCGGGCGCTCGCTTTCTGGGGCCGCTACCGCCAGCGGGACCTGCACGCCGCCATCATCTGACCGGTGCCGCTATTTCTGGACCCACCGGCCGTTGGCCAACTGGACCCACCAGCCGGGTCGCGCCTCTTCCCGCCGGGTATCGGCGTAGGTCGCCGCCGCCTTGCCGAGCACCTGGTTGATCGCCGCCTTGCTCTCCTTCTGCTTGTTGAGCTTGATGATCGCCCGGGCCATCCCGGTGATCACCGTCTTGCGGTTGTCGTTTTCCGCCTTGACCAGCGCCTCGGTCTGGGCGGAGCTGCGCCCCTTGTCGCGGACCGTCACCAGCCCCTGGTTGGTCTCGCCGACCACCCCGCTGGTCCGCAGCGCATCGAGCTGCGGCAGGCGGGCCCGCATCTCGTCATAGGCCCGCAGTACATCGGGCATGCTCGACAGCTCGATGGCCAGTTCGTCGGCATAGTTGTCGGCCGCCCAGGCCTGGGAGACAAAGGAGATCGAAGGGAGCCGGTCGAAGAGCCGGCTCTGGGGCGTACTCGTACCCGGCTCGGCCGGCTGTTCCGCCGGCGGTTTGGCGGTTGGCGAACTGCTCTGCTCGTCGCCCGGCTTGAGGAGCATTTCGTCAAGGGACTTGTAGGCATCCTTGACCGCCTTTTCTGGGAAATAAACGTTGACGGTGATAATGGCACACGCCGCCAGCATACTGCACAGCCCGGTCACGACCCACTTGAGCATTGTTCGCATCATATCTTCCTCCTGTCAGCAGAGATCACCCGTGCACTATACCACATCGGCCGACCGTTGGCACCCCGCCGGCAACCGCTGAAAAAATCCAACCTGATTATCACCACACTTCCGCCACCGTCCCCCCTCCCATCACGGGGGAGGA contains:
- a CDS encoding adenosylcobalamin-dependent ribonucleoside-diphosphate reductase; the encoded protein is MELSANALAVLHARYLLKDERGRVIESPREMFGRIARTIAAVEKRYPNGNAPCWEERFFQLLSTRRFLPNSPTIMNAGKPAGQLAACFVLPVDDSLTGIFETLKNAALILQSGGGTGFSFSRLRPRRDIVRSTGGIASGPVSFMKIYNSATDVIKQGGARRGANMGILRVDHPDIVEFIRIKRTAAELANFNISVAVTDRFMAELAADGTYELVNPRSGAVTGTARAREVFDEIVTSAWETGDPGVIFIDRINRANPTPQLGSFESTNPCGEQPLLPYEACVLGSLNLARYARDGALDYPALGDAVRTAVRFLDNTIDANSYPLPAIEAMHKGNRKIGLGVMGWADLLVLLGLPYNHPAAFALARTAMKFIRDTARQASAALAAERGPFPNFARSIYAAQELPPLRNATVTTIAPTGTLALIADCSSGIEPYFALAYKRLVLDRELTEVNRLFLRFAEERGFASPELLRAIERRGSLRGVRSIPTGVRRLFRTALEIPLEDHIEMQAAFQEYTDNAVSKTINLPHRATREDVARAYRLAYARGCKGVTVFRYGAKKGTLVKFADVD
- a CDS encoding GSU3128 family (seleno)protein encodes the protein MQIRKRILDFEYEEVLDAKTRELIRVGCAVAVGCPTULKKHFAAAKEAGASAAELKEALAYGVIAPSGRAKNFVQGLAADLGIDD
- a CDS encoding MATE family efflux transporter, whose translation is MAGRSLSERGARRRTKRVSIRRNVISLSLPVLLSSLFQRLVAIVDIFLVGGLGAAAIAATGLGQLLVLVTMTVFWGLATGTTVVVAHLWGSGRRREAKSAAFAACLVCVAMTMVASALGGLYGDRLAAFLGARHEVLTLAAGYIRLVFIYLAFTTGLNILSAIMHGIGNTRTPMRAIILVNILHVLIAWPLIYGAFGLPRLGVTGAAFAINASECIGFLYLLFRAIRLRYLRPGRPDPTLFRRIWRVGWPVALERVAQQSGQLFYAKLIIGYGTAAYAAHQIGVSIESLSFMPGAGMGIAAATLMGQALGARKIRRARISHREALRLAVIVMGTMAIVFLTCPALLIGLFTTDPAVIDKGIVFLRLVAFAQLPLAVSFVYAGSLRGTGDTFYVFLVTLAAMWGIRVCFSWLAADWLHLSLYAVWGVFVVDWYARALAFWGRYRQRDLHAAII
- a CDS encoding YdbL family protein; amino-acid sequence: MMRTMLKWVVTGLCSMLAACAIITVNVYFPEKAVKDAYKSLDEMLLKPGDEQSSSPTAKPPAEQPAEPGTSTPQSRLFDRLPSISFVSQAWAADNYADELAIELSSMPDVLRAYDEMRARLPQLDALRTSGVVGETNQGLVTVRDKGRSSAQTEALVKAENDNRKTVITGMARAIIKLNKQKESKAAINQVLGKAAATYADTRREEARPGWWVQLANGRWVQK